From Methylovorus glucosotrophus:
TAGCAGATCAATATCCCCGCGCGATGCGGGCAGCTCAAAATGCCCAAAGCGGATGAACGATGGGGCGACGCGACAGACGATAGCGCCGGGCTCGCGTTCCGGGTGACCATCGTAAAACATGTCACGTATCACGCTATCGCCCGTTGCCACCAGGCTCAGTGCCCGCGTGGTGGGGATGCCCAGGTGGAACATGGCTTCGCTGCACAAGAATTCGCGCAAGGAGGAGCGCAATACTGCCCGGCCATCGGCGCGACGGGAATATGGGGTGGCGCCTGCGCCCTTCAGTTGCAGTTCCCAGCGCTCGCCAGCGGCATTCACGGTCTCCCCCAGAAAAATGGCGCGGCCATCGCCCAGCTGCCCGGCCCAGTTGCCAAACTGATGGCCGCCATAACAGGTCGCGTAATGCTGCATGCCGGGCAACAAGCCATTGCCGGACAGTGCTTGCAGCATGGCGTCTGATTGCATATCCGCCGCAGTGAGTCCTAACGTGGTCGCCATTTCAGGTGACCACGCCAGCATCCGGGGCGCGCTTACAGGCGTGGCATCCACCCGCGACCAGAGGGCGCCATGCACCTGGCGCAGCTGGGCGCCCTGTATGGGGTCACCGGGGAGTTCGTTTAGCAGGCGATTATCGAATGACAGCATCATGACCTTGGATTTAGGGGTTATTGGGCGGTGGCGGTTGTTGAATGCGTTGCCAGCCTGTGAAGTATCCATGACGGGCAGTGCTTCTTGCGAAGTCTAGCAGAAGCTCGCGATGAAGCAGGCCCTGCAATCAAAAGACCACCAGTGCAAAAACAAGTTTGCCGGGCTTGAGCAAGTTTTTTTCATGATAGCCCTAAAGAACGCGTAAAGCCTGCCGATACAGTAGTGTAGATGAGGAGAATTGTATGGATTCCGTGACCAGTGCCACCGTAGCCGCCAGCATGGCCGAGACCAAGGCCGGGCAAGCCGTCAGCATGGAAGTGCTTAAAAAAGCCCTGGATGCACAGGCCACTGCCGCCGCTGGCATGATAGAAGCCTTGCCAAAAATACAGAACCTGCCTGATCATCTCGGCCAGAATATCAATACCACTGCCTGACCTTCCCCTATCCCTGTTACCTGCCAGTTTGTAGGATGGCACGGATACACTTATCGGCGAAATGCCGATGCTGCCTGAGTAAGTACTAACGTATCATGGGGTATCCCTATTTCAAGATACCATCATGATCAAAATGCAACTGGCCATCAGCCTCAAATATGAAGTGCTGGACCCCCGGGCCGATTTCATCCTCAATCTGCATGCCGCGCAGACAGCGAATCAATCTGTCATGAACGAGCACCTGCAATTCAGCCAGCCATTGCAATATGAACTCTACGAGGATACGTTCTATGGCACGCGCTATGTGCGTTGCCAGGCAGAGGCCGGCCCGCTGGAAGTGCATTATTCGGCGACGGTGGAAGTCGACCATCAGCTGGAGGCTCCCGACACCTTGCAGGAAGTGGCGATCACCGATATCCCCATTCAATATCTGCGCTACCTTTACCCCAGCCGCTATTGCCAATCAGATCTGTTGCAAGCATTTGCCAACCAGCAGTTCGGTCACCTGCCACGCGGTTATGCCCGCGTAAAGGCGGTATGTGACTGGGTGCATGGTAACCTCGCCTATTTGCCGGGCAGCACCAACAGCATGAGCGCCGCGACGGATGTCATCGAACAGAAGGCCGGGGTATGCCGTGACTTTTCACATGCGATGATTGCCTTGTGCCGCGCGTTGAATATGCCTGCCCGCTTTGTAACAGGCGTGGATTACGGTTCAGACCCGGCCAGTGGTCCGCATGATTTTCATGCCTATGTCGAAGTTTATCTGGGCGATCGCTGGTATGTATTTGAACCCACAGGCATCTCGCCGCGTCTGGGCTTGATACGCCTGGGTACGGGTCGTGATGCCGCCGATGTCTCATTTGCTACGGTGTTTGGTGCAATTAATTCCTGGGCGCCGCTGATCGAGATTGAGGCCTTGCAGGATCCGGCATCC
This genomic window contains:
- a CDS encoding YjfB family protein, producing the protein MDSVTSATVAASMAETKAGQAVSMEVLKKALDAQATAAAGMIEALPKIQNLPDHLGQNINTTA
- a CDS encoding transglutaminase-like domain-containing protein; translation: MIKMQLAISLKYEVLDPRADFILNLHAAQTANQSVMNEHLQFSQPLQYELYEDTFYGTRYVRCQAEAGPLEVHYSATVEVDHQLEAPDTLQEVAITDIPIQYLRYLYPSRYCQSDLLQAFANQQFGHLPRGYARVKAVCDWVHGNLAYLPGSTNSMSAATDVIEQKAGVCRDFSHAMIALCRALNMPARFVTGVDYGSDPASGPHDFHAYVEVYLGDRWYVFEPTGISPRLGLIRLGTGRDAADVSFATVFGAINSWAPLIEIEALQDPASGIVLPQHSDQAVSTDA